In Apteryx mantelli isolate bAptMan1 chromosome 8, bAptMan1.hap1, whole genome shotgun sequence, the genomic window CCCCGAGTTCCAGCCatcaataaatacaaataaataacttaaataaactttaaataaatacaaataaataaataaacaaaccaagCACACGCGCAGGCGGACACGTCCACGCGCACACCGAGGATGGGCAGCTGCCCTGGCTCGGCGGGAGCGAGCCCCGGATGGGGTCGGCTGTGCCCTGCTTCGGTCTTGCGTTTTGCCTGTCTGCTTTGCAGGCGCCTCCCGCCCTGGCGCTTCTTGCTTGGCAACGCTTTAAGAGCGGACAGACGGATGGACGCTCCCTGCAAAGCCTTGCCCGGGGGCGGCAGGGCCTGCCCGCGCACCCCAGGGGGACGGCGCCGGCCCGCGGGGACGCTCGCGAGGCGCCGAGGCACAGCCGGGAAAGCGCAAAGCGGTGGAGGGAGGGGAGGCGAGGGGCCCCCGGCTCGCGGCCCCGGCAGGGGGAAAGGTGCGGCGGGCGTTCCTGCGACCTGTCCCTCCCTGAGATAACAAGGTGCCGGCTACAGAGAAGGGCAGCTGGGAAGGGAACCAAGCCTCTGAAGGAGGAAGCATCCCGCTGTGCGGTTTTACACCCCCTCACCCCAGGTTTGGGGTGCCAGGGATGCGCCAGCGGCTCGCAGGGCTCTGCGCCGGGGCAGCTCCGCGCTGCGGCAGCCGGCGAGCCCGCGATGGGCTCCTGCTCAGCCCCTCTGGGCCCTCGCAAACGGGGCTCGGGGCCGGGGAGACGAGCGGCACAGTGCAGCACTCCCGCCCTGCTCCCGAGGACCGGCACGTCCTGAGCCTGCTCCCGGGATCTCGCCGGCCTTCTGCTCACCAACAAAACCTGCCCAAGGCCCTCGTGCGATTCCCACTTTCTCCGCCTACCAGGAAAGCCGTGCGCTGCTCCCGCCGGGATGCCGCGGCAGCCCCCCGACACTTGCTGGCGGCTCTGGGACCCCGCAGCGATGGACGACGCGCGAGGACACGAGCCACCGAAAGCAAGCAGCCAAGCGAAGCCTCGGCTCCACGCCGGCCAAAGGCGCACGGCCGTACAAGCGCCGCCGGCAGACCTGCCCGCAGGCTCCCCGGCGCCCCCCACCCTCGCGGCAGCCCGGCAGGCCCCTGGCTCCCTCCCGCGCACCGGAAAGCCGTCAGGATTAGAGCTGTGCCCACTGCCCTGCAGCCGGCCCGGGCAGCGAGCTCCAGGGGACCCCCGCTCCAAGGAGCCCTCCGTGCTGGCTTTCGCCCTCGGACGGTGCTCGGAAAGGGCTGGCTGGCGGAGCAGCagtccagcagagctgcagtgatGGGGCACGCTCGCGCCGGTCCCTGCCACCCCACGCCTGTCAGAGGGAGAGGTTCCCACACGGGAACTTTCAGACCCAAATTCTCTACCAACGTATCCTTTGACACGCAGGAGAGACGCCGGTTTCCCTGCTTCTTCAGTTtgttccttcctcttttctttagctTGTAGACACGGCTTTGTGGCCCCGGTGAGACACGCAGGTGCAGAGGAAACCATTTCAACAGGCTCGACCGCCCTCTAGCCAGGCAGGGGCTCTCACACGCGAACCCGCTCCCAGCCATCGCAGACCCAAACCTTCCTATGTGGCACGCTGCGGCTGGCAGTGCAGAGCCAGgcagctgcacagcagcaccCAGTTTTTATAgcacttcccccccccaccccccaacaccAGTTTTGCATAAATCTCCCTCCTTCGCAAAGCACTCAGCTCAGCCTCCCGCAGACCGGGTCCGCGTTTGCCTTTGGTCGCAAGCGGAGCAGAGCTGGGCTTCCCCTACAGCACGCAGCAGCGGTTTGTCTGCCGTGGGACACCTGACGCCTGCTGCGGAAATCCCAACACGAGGACTACAGGCCTGGGACAGCCAACGCACCAGTCAACGCTACTGAACCCAGAGAGGCTCAGCTGGCACCTCCATCCAAGGAGGTCTAGTGACCACACACCGTTTGCAAACGGCACGGGGTAATGCCCACAAAGACAACCCACAAATCAAGCCTAGTTCTGGGCATCAAATCCAGATGTCGGAGAAGGAGCAGGCATGGGAGCCAGGCAAAAGAGATGGATGGGGAAAACAGCACCAGTGCTGGCAACACCCTCACAAACGAGGCCACGCAGCTCCAGGCAGGCTGGTGAGCAGCCACGGCTGGTCCAAAGCAACGTGGTCCCtccctgctccttgcagaggacAGACTTCCCCAGGCCACTCAAAGTGCTACACAGCAGGTCTGCAACCCATTCCcggggctgctcccagtttgggtGTACCCGGCACGGTCCTTAGTCCACGAGCACAGGGGAAAACCGCTCTAAAGGACAACACGGATGAGAACAAGGTGTCCCAGAAGAGTCCTCGGGAGCAAACCCCCACCAGAGGCAGGTAGTCCCACAGGGCTGGGCCAAAGCACAAGGCTACGGCTGGGCACTGAGCTAGATGCCAGCAGCAAGGTCAGCCGGCAGACCGCCAGCACAGGGCACAGCCAGCCCTCGGTACCCAGGATGCGACCCAGATTTCACCAAAGCTCGGCACGGAGCACCCCAAGGGGAATGCTGCAGAAATACAtggacagaaacagcagctgccGTCGTCTAGGTCTTGGGAAAACACGGCAGATGATCTGCCAACACATCTCAAAAGATGGCAACGAAATCAACAGCATCTTTccagcagctccctccttccctctcctatCCCAACCGGCTGGCATCACTGCGGGGCCGCAGCTGCTCCCGGGGCCACGTGGCCAGCACGAGGCCTCCCTGAGCACAACCCCCGGACCGTTTCCGCTGGGTTTCGGAGCGCTGACAGATGGTCACACGTCTCAGCCGGGCCCCGCAGCAGCCTCACAGGATGCAGCGGTGCTCAAGGCGGCTTCACCTCCCAGCTCGCGCCTGACCGAAACGTGGGAAGGGCGGATGCCAGCTCTCAGGCTCCCATCACACACTGCTCAACAGTCCTCTCCTAGCTTTGAGCTCACTTAGGGGCAACAGATTTGTCAGGGAACCCCCTCCTCAGGTTCAAATACGGCCTGAGACAAGAGACTCCTTCAAATGTGCCGCAGAGACCGGAACCGGACTCGGCACCTCAAAGCCAACACACGCGGTCTTCCCTCCTTGCATCCCATGGACACCAGCTGGCCACTTATCTTCAGAACGGATTGAAACCATCTCGTAAAGGCAGGTGGAGAAATCTCTGCACTTCAGAGATGGGACCTGGCTAGCACCCTGGAAAGGATTTCACAGGATGCTTCAGGATCGTTTCTGTCCCACTAGGTCAAAAATACATTTGTCTGTCTTTTTACAAACTGAAAGGTACCCCTCCTCCCCCAAGTTTTACTGAAAATTGTATCTAAAATTTCTGCATACCAAaacacccctccacacacacttCTGATAAACAAAACATCAATGATGGCAAAAATGCCTTTGATCACATATCAGTATAAAAACACTGGCAGAATCTCACAAAAATGGGATATTTTCCCATGCTGACAATTTCCCTGTAGAAGTTCTGCTCAACAAATCAAAGCTCTTTGCCCACTCCCCCTCCAAACCTTCCTCACTGCAAGGCTTCACACAGCCCTCAGCTAAATCCAAACTTAGGCACCAAAATCAGCAGGCTGGTTCCCAGACTACCAAACCCCTCTGCTCATGCAAGGGCGAACGGGAGGAGCAGGACCGGCTCCGTCGGCCGCAACATTTGAAAGTATTCGTCGAGGCTTCAACATtcccaatgaaaaaaaaattttgaatcaGTAGCAAACACCGCTGAGAATAATAAATAGCACGGGGTGATCACAGGGATTTTTGGTCTAAGATGCCTGGGGAGTCCCTTCACTCTTGGGGACCGGCTCCCAGATGCCCGGGGTgcacatcccaccctggaaaagCACAAGCAGCGGCTGAAGCTTTGCAGGAAATCGTGCGTGCTCTGAGGAGCGAAGTTCCCTGCGGCCTGGGAAGCTCGAGCTGGTCCCTGCCACCAAAGGGGCTCAGGGTACTAGCGTACAAGGCAGCGGCAATGCAGGAATCCTAACCAGAGGGCTTGGAGAAGCACCATGGCATACGTTAACCGGGCACGATCCCTGCTCAGCCGAGCTCACGCCGCTCCCGGCAGCTCTGTCCCCGCAGCAGCCAGCGGCCTTCCCCAGCCCACCGCCGCACGACACCCATGCTGCCCGGCAGCACGAGGCTCGGGGTGCGCACACGGGGGATAAACGCTCCTCCACCGAGGGGGGAAGAGCAGGCTCAGCGTCCTGGGGGAGCAAAGCAGCTCCAGGTTGCGCTGCCCGATGGCCAAGCGCAGGGAAGCACTGCTAATACTGCAACTAGGGCTTTGCACAAGGTGCTGAAGACGACCACCCTTCCCCTGGCCCTCCCGGCAGCAGGGAGGCGCAGCGGGCCGctcgctgacagaaggcaggcgGCACGGGAACCTCCGAGCTGGGGAATCACGAGGAGGAATTACCTAAATCCCCGCAACAGCAGAAGCTCCCAGTCGCCAGCTCGCCGGCTGCCGAGGGCCGGGAGCCAAGCTCGAGGAGCTGCCGGGCAGCTTGCGGCTCCTGCAACGGCAGCGCCCTGCTGGGCAGGATTCGGCAGCAGGCCTCCAAGCACCCTGCGCAGCAGGGTCTCCAAATAGCAACGGAAAAACAAGCAGGGTCTCATTTCCCAGAGGGAACTAGGCTGGGCTAAAGCACAAGCCTTGCCAGAAGGTATTTGGCTCTtcccaccctgctcctgccctcccGGCCCCAGGCGCTACCTCCCTGCCAGGCCAAGAGCCTCCAGGTGCCGGGGCTTTCCGACAGAGGGGGAGGCAGGAGCCTGTCGGGAGAAAGCAGATGAAGCCGTAACCATCGGTCTCACATCCTCGCGGAGCTATGGGATGCCTAAAACCGCTTTTGTggtggtagcagcagcagcacaaacaTGTTTTTTGCCTCTGGTGCATCCTGAGGGAGCAGCTAAAGTGCCACCCCTCCTCCCTGGTGGGACAgggacaggaaagaggagaaatctTGCTCCCAGGGCTAAAACAGAAAATCGCACATTGCAACACACCACGTCAGCACCTCCCCACGCACCAGGACGATGCCAGCGACCCAGGCAGTGAAGAAAGGGTGAggagtgagaaggaaaaaaaaaaaaaaacaaccaaatctGTTATCTGCCAAATATCTGCAACAGCACGAGGTAGTGCCCAGGGAGCACGCTCCCTTCTGCCTCCCTACGCAAACCCGCCGCACACTGAGGCCTGCCCAGAGCAGCATTTGCTCACATCGGGGCCTCTGACCCCCGGAGAGGAAACCCCCCACGGTGTTATCATACGCCCCCAACCCTTGCGGAGTTGGGGAGCTAGAGCAACGCACGCAGTGCCCACCCTCACGAGCCCAGGCCTCGGTACAGGTGCTGGCATCCACGAGCACTGTGTGCAAGCACACATGCAAACTTCTAGCCGTGCTGCTCTGTGGGTGGCTAAGAACGAGGCTCTCCACACGAACAGGCATTTGCGTGGAAAATGAGCAAGCACCCAACTTCTCGCAACCAACTTACGTCTGCAGTGGAAGCGCTTGAATCCTGGAGTACCTCCAAGCTTTTTTGGATACCACGCAAACACAATCAGTAACGGCCTGCTCTCCCTTGGCTGGGTAAACAGCCATTGCTCGCAATTTCTCCTTCAGCCGAGAATAATTTTGCTTCTGTAAAAGaagggctggcggggggggggggggggggggggaactgaggAATTGCAAAGGTTTAGTGCACCTTAAAACTAAAGGACATCTAACCTGCCCTTAGATTTCACCCCAAGACTGAAAAGAACTATGGCATCTCCTATATTCACAACTACTCCAAACACACTGAGACGCATGCAAAATGTCCTGCTTTGAGTCGGCTGCGGAAAACTCCTctcgggcagcagcagctgccgggctCCAGCTCAGCACCTCGGACGGCGCCAGCTCTCCTGCCGCCCCGGGCCTTTCCGTCTCCCAGCAAACATCCGCCGAGTCCCAAAGAGCATGGTGATGGGTTGATTATCAATCCAAAATGCATAGGTATAGACACTGTGGTGACACCCGCTCCCTGTCAGGGCAGACGGGAAGGTTTGCTGCACAAGCCCTCCACGTCTGGTAGGCATGGTCTCCGCTTCTACGTCTAattgggtggaaagcagcatttgccacAGGCACGGTTTGATCATATTCTTGCTCCTTGCATTTCCCTGCAAGGAAATACGAGTTGTTCAGGTAAGACAGCCTCTTTTCCAGCCACAGTCTCCTAGAAGTACTCAATTCCACCTTCTGGGCAATCCACCAGCTCAGCAATCCCTCTTCCGTGACCCGGTGCTGGCCAGGCCAGGCTCACACTTCCTTTCCGACTAAGAAAAAGCCATATTTCCAATCACAGCTACAAAGGCAGGTGAACCCAAGAGGTCTGCTTTGGCTCAGAAACCCCGTTCATTTGCACCATGCTGACAGCACCAAAGTCCTCACATGCACACACTGGTGCGCGCCCCAGTGCTGCTCTACTTCGGAGGTATAACAACTATAGGCTGGCCTCGCTTGGGTCTCCACATGAGGACTTGGGCATCGTTGGCGTTGGGTTTCACTAGTGCATTTGGTGGGATGGGCTCCATCCTGCTCAGGAtccggggctgctcctgctgagtCCTTCCCACCAGCCGCGCCCGCTGCCCTAGGAGCTGCATGGGATCAACCTCAATGTCCACTCGCATCCTCCACTTTATAGTCTGCAAGATGATCTTTTCCTTGGTGGTGGTGTTCATGGCCACCAGCCACGTGGTAAAGCTCTGGTCCCTTTTAATCCTGGTCAGCAGCGGCACATTACTGTTGCTCACAGGAACAGCCCACGTCACGCTGGGGTAGAAATTGTCATTCATGCTCACTGAGAACCTGGAGATCTTGTTAGTGGGCCCGACCAGGGTCACAGTTTCTGTGGTGTTTCCGTACCAGGGGTAGCTCACTCCATCAGAATCGCTGATGGCTTTTACTCTTCCTTCTCGCAAGTCAGGCAGCTCCCAGCTCGATCTAGTGAATGGAAACAGAAAGGCCAGGTTATCAGGGAAAGAGCAACAACGATGCTCAGTTAGCGCCTGCAAGGGAAGGACCAAGAGGCGAGCAGCTGTGGGTGAGCACTTGCACAGTAAAATGACTGCTTAGAGCATGGGAAGAGAGCACAGACAAAAGGATAACAATTCAGCCTTTGAAATCCTGCTGAAAAACTCATTGCTGCATCACCAGATTTTCCTAAGAGTGCTCACATAATGGAGGACAAGCTGCTGGGATCGCTGCTTGTGCCACCCCAGCATCACTGTTACAGAGCACTGCCTAGACTTTGCAACCATGTGAAACTTCCCAGCGAGGCAGGAGCTCTCACTGCCCACGCAGGACACAGGCATGGAACAGGGCAGGGAGAGCCACGCAAAGCTGCCAGGGTTCAGCAAGGCATTAACAGGCTCTTCAGTGCCTAGAGCCACCGGGCAGCTTTGCAAAACCTAACGTGAGTGACTTCAACAAGGCTACATGCCCAATCAAAGCTGTTCCCAATGCCCATCGGTTGGGTTAACCACCAGGTCTCCCTGCTTGCAGCACAAACTCtagagcagagggcagcactTCAAGCTTGGGAACTACCTTCCTATCTGCAGGAAGCTATCAAGGACCTCATTCAAGAACAAATTCAGATATAGTTCCTTCGCTGATTCAGTCACAGCCAGCTGAAGCCTTTGCTCTGCCAGCACAACAGTATGTTAATTAACCTGCAATCTAACCAACTGGGTCAAAACTCATTTCGGAGTCTCTCTCAGGTTACCCTCTCCTTAATCAGCTCTTGGGCTGGAGAAAAACAGCCTTTCCTATCTGTCAGCTGCAGCACAGTTCTGACTGCACAAGCCAACCCCGGAAGCAGCTTCCTCCCAGCCTTCAGCTCAGCATGCAATTTTTACGCCCCTAAATACATGCGCTTGCATAGACGCATATACGATAATTAAGTATCGCAATTACGTCTGCCGTTGGTGGGATGAAATCCCTGTAACGTTGCTGGGGTTGTGGGTGGGGGGAAATTCCAGCCAAGATCTTGGCTGGCGACCACATTAGCAGCACCATGTGAACACGGCAACGGGAGCAGATTGCCACGTAGTAATTACCAGCTGGGACCGGGGACAGCTCCCAGCCTCTGCCACTGCTGTGAGCAAGCCCCAGCCCAACTCCCAGGCACCTTTCCTGAAATCCCGCGACTGGAAAAGCAGACACTCTTTGAATGCCGAATacagtttcattttaaaggcCACCACCCCCCACTCGTGGAAGGGGGCAGTAAGAATCACCTCTGCGTCATTTTGCTAGATCTCGGTCTCAAGGCAGGGCAGGTTCCCAGAGTGCAAGCATCTTTACTCAAAACCAAAAAACTGGTAGTGTCACTGCTGGACaccaaagaagggagaaaaacacaggaaaaccTGAAAAACACTCAGGCACTTTGCTTTGGCTGAAGTCTCCTGTGAGTCAGAGCTCTAGCTTCAAGCAGACCTGGCCTCCAAAGCTACCTACAAACAGCAGGGGACATCTGGCTTCCATCCTGCCCAAGAAGCAACACTCTCCATTCGCTCTGACACTCCCAAGTGCTCGAAAGCGGCACGCAAAGGAACCTGCCCTGCTACGAAAGCATGAGGATGTGGATCAAGCGCTCACGCCGCACAGCAGCAGCACGCAGGCAGCATTTCActgccctgcagagctgctgcggctcccccctcccctcatgCCAGTGCGTCTCCCAGTGGACTCCAGTGGCACACAGTCCTGCACGCCACCCCCACGCCGGCCCCAGCACCGGAGCCAGGACAGCAAACCCagaggaacagccagcaaggcagGAGCCTCATCTTTTTTCTGGCACTTTTAGCAAAaacaccttaaaaaacaaaaaaaacaagtttggtttttttttgtttttttgttttttgttttttttaggggCCAGGTCACATCAGTACAATTTCCAAGGCTTTGCTCCTGGGAGTTTCGGGAGCGGCAGACTTGCCTGTGTCAAACCCCGCAGGAGCTGTGCTGGTCACTCAGCGCGACACGCTCCCACCAGCGAGTTGCTTCCcccaccccagcagcagccgtcaGGCTCAGGGTCCAGCGCCGGTACCCGCAGAGCCCGGCAGGCAGCTCCCCAGGGATTACCGCGCTCCTCGGCCAGCCGGCTTGTGTTTCTCTGCCAGCGCACTCCTCGACCTCTGCTGCTACCCTGGCCCACACGCGTCCTGCAGCGGGCTGGCAGCGGAGCACCTGATCCTTGTTCCTGTCTATTTGGTCTTCGGGACGCCAGGGAAGAGCGGCGGGCTGAGAAACCCAGCGccaggcagcagcctgcaggcagaGGGGCCCCGCTGCCTGAGGCCGGCCCTGCATCAGCGCCGTGCCGGCTGCCCAGGGAGGAGGGCCAGCAGCGGGGCCCTGGCTCGAGGGACGGGTCTGCAGGGCGACTGACCGGACGCTGGCGGCTTTGctgggacggctccaggcagcacagGGAGAAGCAGCCTGCAATCCTGGAGGGGACAGTGCTGCCACCGCactggggaaaggggaagagtggtccccagggagcggggaccCGGGGTAGCTGTCCTCCTCAGCCGGTGCAGAACAGCACAACTGTCACAGCTCCTTCCCGGCCTCCAGCGAGGGAAGCAGCAGGTGAGGATTCGAACTGGCATCACCCCCCCAGCACCTGCTAACGGCAGTGACAAGGTGCCGCAGGGTCACCGCGCGTGTCCCACCGATGCTGCTGCTCACAAAGCAGGACGGATCCACAGGACGGGTTTTCTCCCCGAGATTATCTCATAGCTCCTCAAAGAAACCAGCTTCCAAAGCCACACTCCTGGCAATGTGCAGCGTGCTGGCCTACGGCAGCTCTGCGCGCAGAGCGCAGGGCACCAGCGACTGACACCCCTCCGCTGCACCACAGCAACGCGGAAAGCAGTTCCTCCACCGTccccagctccctctgccctTGAGGAAGGGCAGGAAGCTGGAGGAAACCGATCCCAGCACGTTCCTGCAGCATCCGGCGCCCACGAGAAATCCTGAGCAGGGTTTGGCTTTCAGGAAGGGCTGCCAGGACAGGGCAAGCTCAGCAGTTTCCCTGCCACAGAGCGGGGCTCTCACGGCAAACCTGGGACTGGCCATGG contains:
- the FAM78B gene encoding protein FAM78B, with protein sequence MGCLQSVACKARVRREHIVVSDVSATIEPAATAIEESSPVVLRYRTPYFRASARVLMPPIARRHTWVVGWIQACNHMEFYNTYSDLGVSSWELPDLREGRVKAISDSDGVSYPWYGNTTETVTLVGPTNKISRFSVSMNDNFYPSVTWAVPVSNSNVPLLTRIKRDQSFTTWLVAMNTTTKEKIILQTIKWRMRVDIEVDPMQLLGQRARLVGRTQQEQPRILSRMEPIPPNALVKPNANDAQVLMWRPKRGQPIVVIPPK